A single region of the Triticum dicoccoides isolate Atlit2015 ecotype Zavitan chromosome 2B, WEW_v2.0, whole genome shotgun sequence genome encodes:
- the LOC119362251 gene encoding abscisic acid receptor PYL4-like, translating to MPTPYSAAALQQHHRLVSSSGGLAVAAATGAHRCGEHDGTVPPEVARHHEHAAPGGRCCCSAVVQRVAAPAADVWAVVRRFDQPQAYKSFVRSCALLDGDGGVGTLREVRVVSGLPAASSRERLEILDDERHVLSFSVVGGEHRLRNYRSVTTVHPAPGGSASATLVVESYVVDVPPGNTPEDTRVFVDTIVKCNLQSLARTAEKLAGRGAAYGALP from the coding sequence ATGCCGACGCCGTACAGCGCGGCGGCGCTGCAGCAGCACCACCGGCTGGTCTCCTCCTCCGGCGgcctggcggtggcggcggcgacgggggcacACAGGTGCGGCGAGCACGACGGGACGGTGCCGCCGGAGGTGGCGCGGCACCACGAGCACGCGGCGCCGGggggccgctgctgctgctcggcggtgGTGCAGCGCGTGGCGGCGCCCGCGGCGGACGTGTGGGCCGTGGTCCGGCGCTTCGACCAGCCGCAGGCGTACAAGAGCTTCGTGCGCAGCTGCGCGCTgctggacggcgacggcggcgtgggcACGCTGCGGGAGGTGCGCGTGGTGTCGGGCCTCCCCGCGGCGTCCAGCCGGGAGCGGCTGGAGATCCTGGACGACGAGCGGCACGTGCTGAGCTTCAGCGTGGTGGGCGGCGAGCACCGGCTCCGCAACTACCGGTCGGTGACCACGGTGCACCCGGCGCCGGGGGGGAGCGCGTCGGCCACGCTGGTGGTGGAGTCGTACGTGGTGGACGTGCCCCCCGGGAACACCCCCGAGGACACCCGCGTGTTCGTGGACACCATCGTCAAGTGCAACCTCCAGTCCCTCGCCCGCACCGCCGAGAAGCTCGCCGGCCGAGGGGCGGCCTACGGCGCGCTGCCGTGA